Proteins co-encoded in one Halorussus sp. MSC15.2 genomic window:
- a CDS encoding SLC13 family permease — MVLSLTPGIAIVFLVILVALVLFATEPVPIDITAIGIMVALMVLEPWTRVSPTEGVSGFASSATITVLAMFILSYGVQRTGVVQILGRKIAAFTKDDETRQLGATIGVVGSISGFINNTAAVAILMPMVTDLAHEGNTSPSKLLLPLSYASMFGGTLTLIGTSTNILASDLAARLGEQNPAAFGDLHAFSMFEFTSLGILVSIVGTAYLMTLGRWLTPARIPPEDDLTEEFELEEYLTEVVVRGDSPLVGRTVKDALADTDFDVDLVQLIRGGKSFAEPLGPKEIQADDIFAVRTDRDTLLDLIDAEGLALVPNVDVTEEELESTNEERNLVEVVVAPRSSLIGKTLATANFRERYDATVLALRRGPEFIRKRMDHADLQVGDTLLVYATPDSISRLNVNRDFIVAQEVERPDYRESKIPLAVGIVAAVVAVAALDVLPIMVSALAGALVMVVTGVLEPPEVYDAVEWEVIFLLAGVIPLGIAMEETGAADLIANLLVLSADFFPPIAVLGLFYVVTAVLTNIVSNNASVVLMIPVAAEAAAQLDANAFAFVLAVTFAASTAFMTPVGYQTNLFVYGPGGYKFTDYVRVGAPLQILFAITTTLGIAAIWGVTP; from the coding sequence GTGGTACTCTCGCTGACGCCCGGAATCGCTATCGTCTTTCTCGTCATCCTCGTAGCGCTGGTGCTGTTCGCCACGGAACCGGTCCCCATCGACATCACCGCAATCGGCATCATGGTGGCGCTGATGGTGCTGGAACCGTGGACGCGGGTCTCGCCCACGGAAGGCGTCTCGGGGTTCGCCAGTTCCGCGACTATCACCGTCCTCGCGATGTTCATCTTGAGCTACGGCGTCCAACGGACCGGGGTCGTCCAGATTCTGGGCCGCAAGATAGCGGCGTTCACGAAGGACGACGAGACCCGACAACTCGGCGCGACCATCGGCGTCGTCGGGTCCATCTCGGGGTTCATCAACAACACCGCGGCGGTCGCCATCCTCATGCCGATGGTGACCGACCTCGCTCACGAGGGCAACACCTCCCCCTCGAAACTGCTGCTTCCGCTCTCTTACGCCTCGATGTTCGGCGGGACGCTCACGCTCATCGGGACTTCGACCAACATCCTCGCTAGCGACCTCGCGGCCCGCCTCGGCGAGCAGAACCCGGCGGCGTTCGGCGACCTCCACGCCTTCTCGATGTTCGAGTTTACCTCGCTCGGCATCCTCGTCTCGATAGTCGGTACGGCGTATCTGATGACCCTCGGCCGGTGGCTCACGCCCGCTCGCATCCCGCCGGAGGACGACCTGACCGAGGAGTTCGAGTTGGAGGAGTACCTGACCGAAGTGGTCGTCCGCGGCGACTCGCCGCTGGTCGGTCGGACCGTCAAGGACGCGCTCGCCGACACCGACTTCGACGTGGACCTCGTCCAACTCATCCGCGGGGGGAAGTCGTTCGCCGAACCGCTCGGTCCCAAGGAGATTCAGGCCGACGACATCTTCGCGGTCCGGACCGACCGCGACACGCTCCTCGACCTCATCGACGCCGAGGGGTTGGCGCTGGTCCCGAACGTCGACGTGACCGAGGAGGAACTCGAAAGCACGAACGAGGAACGGAATCTGGTGGAGGTGGTCGTCGCGCCCCGGTCGTCGCTGATTGGCAAGACGCTCGCGACTGCGAATTTCCGCGAGCGTTACGACGCGACGGTTCTCGCGCTCCGGCGCGGTCCCGAGTTCATCCGCAAGCGCATGGACCACGCCGACTTGCAGGTCGGCGACACCCTGCTCGTCTACGCGACCCCCGACAGCATCTCGCGTCTGAACGTCAACCGCGACTTCATCGTGGCTCAGGAGGTCGAACGACCAGATTATCGGGAATCGAAGATTCCGCTCGCCGTGGGTATCGTCGCGGCCGTGGTCGCGGTGGCCGCCCTCGACGTGCTCCCAATCATGGTCTCGGCGCTGGCGGGCGCGCTGGTGATGGTCGTGACGGGCGTCCTCGAACCGCCGGAGGTCTACGACGCCGTGGAGTGGGAGGTCATCTTCCTGCTCGCCGGCGTCATCCCGCTCGGCATCGCCATGGAGGAGACCGGCGCGGCCGACCTGATAGCCAACCTGCTCGTGCTGTCGGCGGACTTCTTCCCGCCGATAGCGGTTCTCGGCCTGTTCTACGTCGTGACCGCGGTGCTGACGAACATCGTCAGCAACAACGCCAGCGTCGTGCTGATGATTCCGGTGGCCGCAGAGGCGGCCGCCCAACTCGACGCCAACGCCTTCGCGTTCGTCCTCGCGGTCACGTTCGCGGCTTCGACGGCGTTCATGACGCCGGTCGGCTACCAGACCAATCTCTTCGTCTACGGGCCGGGCGGGTACAAGTTCACCGACTACGTTCGGGTGGGCGCACCGCTCCAAATCCTGTTCGCTATCACCACGACGCTCGGTATCGCCGCTATTTGGGGCGTGACGCCGTGA
- a CDS encoding HalOD1 output domain-containing protein gives MATAHDDRPRRERSVAYETTHDADGSAALSETVIDAVATAHGVDPTDCDLELYDAVDLEALDALFERRSSDGHWQFEFSIDDYLVVVTGAGRVAVWENR, from the coding sequence ATGGCGACAGCACACGACGACCGGCCGCGTCGCGAACGGTCCGTGGCGTACGAGACGACCCACGACGCAGACGGTTCGGCCGCACTCAGCGAGACGGTAATCGACGCGGTGGCCACCGCTCACGGCGTGGACCCGACCGACTGCGACCTCGAACTGTACGACGCGGTAGACCTCGAAGCCCTCGACGCGCTGTTCGAGCGCCGGTCGTCGGACGGCCACTGGCAGTTCGAGTTCTCCATCGACGACTATCTAGTCGTTGTCACGGGTGCCGGTCGCGTCGCGGTGTGGGAAAACCGATAG
- a CDS encoding DEAD/DEAH box helicase yields the protein MSKQVPQVDALFLHESSGHYTAVVNRDGERVFRAKLELQETSAGPRPGRFRIKRGTSEEPRSPDEFVEIARRADRIRISQQTSAEGREELQEMLDAYQLDAKAVRTCRFCASSGYYSPITSETAIDAGSEYICPDCAKEELERELSFRGDMTREAQDRLEDLLLDVQDLERITNLLKGQLDPDLTKFDEISANVEDVDNIRVDSLNLHPGIQDLLEPRFEELLPVQSLAVQNGLLDGEDQLVVSATATGKTLVGEMTGIDRVLNGKGKMLFLVPLVALANQKHEDFEEEYGDLVDVTIRVGASRVRDDGHAFDPNADVIVGTYEGIDHALRTGRDLGDIGTVVIDEVHTLKEQERGHRLDGLIARLKHYAETRASRRDDYGGAQWVYLSATVGNPSSLAASLEANLVEYEERPVPLERHVTFADGQEKPDIENKLVKREYDTKSSQGYRGQTIIFTNSRRRCHEISRQLEYSSAPYHAGLDYGRRKKVERMFADQDLAAVVTTAALAAGVDFPASQVIFDTLAMGIEWLSVQEFHQMLGRAGRPDYHDRGRVYVLVEPDAAYHNSMEMSEDEVAFKLLKGEMEDVQTLYDESAAVEETLANITVAGTQAKRLGDRMIGEIPTKHALGKLLEYGFIDGLEPTDLGRVVTSHFLAPDEAFKILDGIRKESHPFEIVAELELHGEEE from the coding sequence GTGTCGAAGCAGGTCCCACAGGTGGACGCGCTGTTCCTCCACGAGTCGTCCGGTCACTACACCGCGGTCGTGAACCGGGACGGCGAACGCGTCTTCCGAGCCAAACTCGAACTGCAGGAGACGAGCGCCGGGCCGCGGCCCGGCCGGTTCCGCATCAAGCGCGGAACGAGCGAGGAACCGCGAAGCCCCGACGAGTTCGTGGAAATCGCACGCAGAGCCGACCGCATCCGCATCTCTCAGCAGACCTCCGCGGAGGGCCGCGAGGAGCTACAGGAGATGCTCGACGCCTACCAACTCGACGCCAAGGCCGTCCGCACCTGCCGGTTCTGCGCGTCGAGCGGCTACTACTCGCCCATCACGAGCGAGACGGCTATCGACGCGGGCAGCGAGTACATCTGCCCCGACTGCGCGAAAGAGGAGTTAGAGCGCGAACTCTCGTTCCGCGGCGACATGACCCGCGAAGCGCAGGACCGCCTCGAAGACCTCCTGCTCGACGTGCAGGACCTCGAACGCATCACGAACCTGCTGAAGGGCCAACTCGACCCCGACCTCACCAAGTTCGACGAGATAAGCGCCAACGTCGAGGACGTGGACAACATCCGCGTCGATTCGCTGAACCTCCATCCGGGCATCCAAGACCTGCTGGAACCCCGGTTCGAGGAACTGCTCCCGGTCCAGAGCCTCGCGGTACAGAACGGACTACTCGACGGTGAGGACCAACTCGTGGTGAGCGCCACCGCGACCGGCAAGACGCTCGTCGGCGAGATGACCGGCATCGACCGCGTGCTGAACGGGAAGGGCAAGATGCTCTTTCTGGTTCCGCTCGTCGCGCTCGCCAACCAGAAGCACGAGGACTTCGAGGAGGAGTACGGCGACCTCGTGGACGTGACAATCCGCGTGGGCGCGAGTCGAGTCCGGGACGACGGCCACGCCTTCGACCCGAACGCCGACGTCATCGTCGGCACCTACGAGGGCATCGACCACGCGCTCCGGACCGGCCGGGACCTCGGCGACATCGGGACCGTCGTCATCGACGAAGTCCACACCCTCAAGGAACAGGAGCGCGGACACCGCCTCGACGGTCTCATCGCGCGCCTCAAGCACTACGCCGAGACGCGCGCCAGTCGGCGCGACGACTACGGGGGTGCGCAGTGGGTCTACCTCTCGGCGACGGTCGGCAACCCGTCGAGTCTCGCGGCGTCGCTGGAGGCCAACCTCGTGGAGTACGAAGAGCGTCCGGTCCCGCTCGAACGCCACGTCACCTTCGCCGACGGGCAAGAGAAACCCGATATCGAGAACAAACTGGTCAAGCGCGAGTACGACACCAAGTCCTCGCAGGGCTATCGGGGCCAGACCATCATCTTCACCAACTCCCGGCGGCGGTGTCACGAGATTTCCCGCCAACTGGAGTACAGTTCCGCGCCCTACCACGCCGGTCTCGACTACGGCCGCCGGAAGAAGGTCGAGCGGATGTTCGCCGACCAGGACCTCGCGGCGGTCGTGACGACCGCGGCGCTCGCGGCCGGGGTGGACTTCCCCGCCTCGCAGGTCATCTTCGACACGCTCGCGATGGGCATCGAGTGGCTCTCCGTACAGGAGTTCCACCAGATGCTCGGGCGGGCGGGTCGTCCGGACTACCACGACCGCGGGAGAGTGTACGTCCTCGTCGAACCCGACGCGGCGTACCACAACAGCATGGAGATGAGCGAGGACGAAGTGGCCTTCAAGCTCCTGAAAGGCGAGATGGAGGACGTCCAGACCCTCTACGACGAGAGCGCCGCGGTCGAGGAGACGCTGGCGAACATCACGGTCGCCGGAACGCAGGCCAAGCGACTCGGCGACCGGATGATTGGCGAAATCCCGACCAAGCACGCCCTCGGCAAACTGCTGGAGTACGGCTTCATCGACGGACTGGAACCCACCGACCTCGGTCGGGTCGTCACCAGCCACTTCCTCGCGCCCGACGAGGCGTTCAAGATTCTCGACGGGATTCGCAAGGAGAGCCACCCCTTCGAAATCGTGGCCGAACTCGAACTCCACGGCGAAGAGGAGTGA
- a CDS encoding cupin domain-containing protein: MSQQTEPLIRRSEDVEYEDVGAADGMRKGVLVDESRGAPNFAIRRFELDPGAEVPEHTNAVEHEQYVLSGEYTVGIGDEEHTVSEGDSLLIPAGVVHWYRNEGDEPGAFICAVPNGDDEIELVE; this comes from the coding sequence ATGAGTCAGCAGACCGAGCCACTGATTCGCCGGAGCGAAGACGTCGAATACGAAGACGTGGGTGCGGCCGACGGGATGCGCAAGGGCGTCCTCGTCGACGAGAGTCGCGGCGCACCCAACTTCGCCATCCGGCGGTTCGAACTCGACCCCGGCGCGGAAGTCCCCGAACACACCAACGCGGTCGAACACGAGCAGTACGTCCTCTCGGGCGAGTACACGGTGGGAATTGGAGACGAAGAACACACCGTCAGCGAAGGCGATTCGCTCCTCATCCCCGCGGGCGTCGTTCACTGGTACCGCAACGAGGGCGACGAACCGGGCGCGTTCATCTGCGCCGTGCCGAACGGCGACGACGAGATAGAACTCGTGGAGTAA
- a CDS encoding RNA-guided endonuclease TnpB family protein produces MADTEYCRRTAVTGLSVSPTDATRLRELVAEWKRGCQLAVNEAWGVCHTRSEVQQLTYDRLREETALGSQHAVLATHRAAEAIKRARQREGQKPEFTSPTVAFDTRTMTVFDDRTVSLTTTGERVRCDLKLPADGGYQSQYLDDEDWEPAKSTLHYRDGAFDFHVGFRTPKPAIDPPTEGATVLGVDLGVENLAVTSTAQFFDAGELNHRREEFERVQASLEATGTRSAARTLRQTGNRLDRFVRQRLHEVANGIVAEAERYDCELIAFGERSEVVEMLPEAGPFQEWLFERLLSFVEYRAAERGIAVVEVNPEYTSQRCMECGFTHPQNRNLDANQFECLKCEASAHDDYNAAKNIAFRCVRRGPLSSRGLGAAACALQSGLVTPDDGFTPYAELSEAPRSD; encoded by the coding sequence GTGGCAGACACCGAATATTGCAGACGGACGGCAGTCACCGGACTTTCCGTGTCTCCGACGGACGCCACACGGCTTCGGGAGTTGGTCGCGGAGTGGAAACGCGGCTGTCAACTCGCGGTCAACGAGGCGTGGGGTGTCTGTCACACGAGAAGCGAAGTCCAACAGCTCACGTACGACCGCCTGCGCGAGGAGACCGCCCTCGGCAGTCAACACGCGGTGCTGGCGACCCACCGCGCGGCCGAGGCCATCAAGCGCGCCCGCCAGCGCGAGGGCCAGAAGCCCGAGTTCACGAGTCCGACCGTGGCGTTCGACACCCGGACGATGACGGTGTTCGACGACCGGACGGTCAGCCTCACCACGACCGGCGAGCGCGTCCGATGCGACCTGAAACTCCCCGCTGACGGCGGGTATCAGTCCCAGTATCTCGACGACGAGGACTGGGAACCGGCGAAGAGTACGCTCCACTACCGCGACGGGGCGTTCGACTTCCACGTCGGGTTCCGGACCCCCAAGCCCGCCATCGACCCGCCGACGGAGGGCGCGACGGTGCTCGGCGTTGACCTCGGCGTCGAGAACCTCGCGGTCACCAGCACCGCCCAGTTCTTCGACGCGGGCGAACTGAACCACCGCCGCGAGGAGTTCGAGCGCGTGCAGGCGTCGCTGGAGGCGACCGGCACGAGGAGCGCGGCCCGGACACTCCGACAGACGGGCAACCGCCTCGACAGGTTCGTCCGCCAGCGCCTCCACGAGGTGGCGAACGGCATCGTCGCCGAGGCCGAACGGTACGACTGCGAACTCATCGCGTTCGGCGAGCGGAGCGAAGTCGTCGAGATGCTCCCCGAGGCCGGACCGTTTCAGGAGTGGCTGTTCGAGCGACTCCTCTCGTTCGTGGAGTACCGCGCGGCCGAGCGCGGCATCGCAGTCGTGGAAGTGAACCCCGAATACACGAGCCAGCGGTGCATGGAGTGCGGATTCACGCACCCGCAGAACCGGAATCTGGACGCGAACCAGTTCGAGTGCCTGAAGTGCGAGGCGTCGGCCCACGACGACTACAACGCGGCCAAGAACATCGCGTTCCGGTGCGTGCGCCGCGGACCGCTGTCGTCGCGCGGTCTCGGGGCGGCGGCGTGCGCGCTCCAGTCGGGACTCGTGACTCCCGACGACGGGTTCACGCCCTACGCGGAACTGTCGGAAGCGCCGCGGTCGGACTAA
- a CDS encoding CBS domain-containing protein, which translates to MRSFTVGRAFGIPIKLDLTFLLILPVFAWLIGSQVGLWVDNLNLFLDPSLSSETLTEGNLEWILGAVAAVGLFVGVVLHELGHSLVAMRYGFPIESITLWIFGGIAQLTDQPEDWREELLIAIAGPAVSIALGVVSYLAVLVTPGEFSTVRFLFGYLALMNFTLAAFNLLPGFPMDGGRVLRALLARNRGFSDATKTAAEVGKLFAILLGLVGLFGGNLILIGIAFFIYIGATSEAQQTVMNAAFRDVRVRDVMTGVDDLRTVEPDTSVADLMETMFRQRHTGYPVVENGELVGMVTLEDAREVPEVERDAYTVEDVMSTDLKTIPASDDAMSAFERIQEHGIGRLLVIDADGDLAGLISRTDLMTAFDIIQKSGRADRITPSDQPVTEREQPSQ; encoded by the coding sequence ATGAGAAGTTTCACCGTCGGTCGGGCGTTCGGCATCCCCATCAAACTCGACCTGACGTTTCTCCTCATCCTGCCGGTGTTCGCGTGGCTCATCGGCTCGCAGGTCGGGCTCTGGGTGGATAACCTCAATCTGTTTCTCGACCCGAGTCTCAGCAGCGAGACGCTCACCGAAGGAAACTTGGAGTGGATACTCGGGGCGGTGGCCGCCGTCGGCCTGTTCGTCGGGGTCGTCCTCCACGAACTCGGCCACTCGCTGGTCGCCATGCGCTACGGGTTCCCCATCGAGTCCATCACGCTGTGGATTTTCGGCGGTATCGCCCAACTCACGGACCAGCCAGAGGACTGGCGGGAAGAACTCCTCATCGCCATCGCGGGTCCCGCGGTCAGCATCGCGCTGGGCGTCGTCTCGTACCTCGCGGTCCTCGTGACTCCGGGCGAGTTTTCGACCGTCAGGTTCCTCTTCGGCTACCTCGCGCTGATGAACTTCACGTTGGCGGCGTTCAACCTCCTCCCGGGGTTCCCGATGGACGGCGGCCGGGTCCTCCGCGCGCTCCTCGCTCGCAACCGGGGGTTCTCCGACGCGACCAAGACCGCCGCCGAGGTGGGGAAACTGTTCGCCATCCTGCTCGGACTCGTCGGCCTGTTCGGCGGTAATCTCATCCTCATCGGCATCGCGTTCTTCATCTACATCGGCGCGACCAGCGAGGCCCAGCAGACCGTGATGAACGCAGCGTTTCGGGACGTGCGCGTCCGGGACGTGATGACCGGCGTGGACGACCTGCGGACGGTCGAACCCGACACCTCCGTCGCCGACCTGATGGAGACGATGTTCCGCCAGCGTCACACCGGCTATCCGGTCGTCGAGAACGGCGAACTCGTCGGGATGGTCACGCTCGAAGACGCCCGGGAGGTACCGGAAGTCGAGCGCGACGCCTACACCGTCGAAGACGTGATGTCCACCGACCTGAAGACGATTCCGGCCTCAGACGACGCGATGTCGGCGTTCGAGCGAATTCAGGAACACGGCATCGGTCGCCTGCTGGTCATCGACGCCGACGGCGACCTCGCGGGACTGATATCCAGAACCGACCTCATGACCGCCTTCGACATCATTCAGAAGAGCGGTCGGGCCGACCGTATCACGCCGAGTGACCAGCCCGTTACCGAGCGCGAACAGCCCTCACAGTAA